In the genome of Actinomadura luzonensis, the window GGCGTACACGCCCGCCTGCGGCAGCCTGGCCTTGATCCGGTCCAGCATGGCGGCGGTCAGCGGCTCGCCGCCCAGCATGATCACCTGGATGGACGACAGGTCCACGTCCTCGTGCTCCGGCGAGCCGAGCAGCGCCGCGTAGAACGACGGGATCTGCGACACGTGCGTGACCCGCTCGCGCGGCACGACGCGCAGGAAGTTCGCCGGCCCCCAGTCCTGCTCCAGCACCAGGCGCATGCCGGCGTACAGGGCGGGGCCGACGATGGCGGGGAAGCCGATGCCCCAGATGATCGCGCCGGTGCCGAACACCGAGTCGGGGCCGCGCGGCACGTCCAGCCAGATCTGCGCGGTGGCCAGCGAGGAGGCGTGCGTGTGCGTCACGGCCTTCGGCAGGCCGGTGGTGCCGGAGGTGTAGTAGAGGGCGAGCGGGTCGTCGTGGAACCCGGCGAGCGGCGGCTCCTCGTCGGAGCCGTGGACCAGCTCGCGGGCGTCGATCCACCGGGTGACGTGCGGCAGCGACCCCTTGATCCGCTCGACCGTCGCGGCCACGGTCGCGTCGTACACGAAGGCCGTGCAGCCGGAGGCGGCGACCACGTCGCGCAGCGTCTCCGCCGTCCAGTACGGGTTCAGCGCCGCCGTCACCGCCCCGATCTTGGCCTGCGCCAGGTAGACCTCGGCCACCAGCAGCGTCTCGTTGAGCAGCGCCGCCACCCGCCGGCCGGGGCCGAGACCGGCCGCGAGCAGGGCGTTGGCGCGGCGGTTGACGTTGCGGTTCAGCTCGTCGTAGGTGAAGCTGCGCTCGCCGCAGTACGTCAGCGCCACCCGGTCGGGGGTGCGCATCGCGGCGGCGGTCAGGATCGCGTGGCCGTAG includes:
- a CDS encoding class I adenylate-forming enzyme family protein yields the protein MARAPYGNYGHAILTAAAMRTPDRVALTYCGERSFTYDELNRNVNRRANALLAAGLGPGRRVAALLNETLLVAEVYLAQAKIGAVTAALNPYWTAETLRDVVAASGCTAFVYDATVAATVERIKGSLPHVTRWIDARELVHGSDEEPPLAGFHDDPLALYYTSGTTGLPKAVTHTHASSLATAQIWLDVPRGPDSVFGTGAIIWGIGFPAIVGPALYAGMRLVLEQDWGPANFLRVVPRERVTHVSQIPSFYAALLGSPEHEDVDLSSIQVIMLGGEPLTAAMLDRIKARLPQAGVYAYYGQTEAPYTCMGRVDDGSTPLGSSGRARTGNAVRVTDPQGRRVIDEVGEINLAGPHRMAGYDGLPERTAEVLRGEWYVGGDLGTVSADGVLRVLGRREDAILKGGVWTQPVAVEEAASALDGVAEAGAVGVPEGAAEQRVLLAVVPRAGHSLDASKIALALADTLPAHQRPDRIVVADELPHAQDAGGGPGKLLRKAIRDQYGHLLG